A genomic segment from Desulforegula conservatrix Mb1Pa encodes:
- a CDS encoding YihY/virulence factor BrkB family protein, whose product MSRIAKSIISSWIAHKNTSASAAIAFYTIFSITPLLAIGVGAAGLFISTADAKNEIVSQIHRIASPEAAAIVKTVLMNFQVPETGRFASTILVFLMIYSASMVFDELSSALNRIFGLKRQDNQREQFFIYIKGRLISGLFAFSAGFLVVANFFVSAFLTVFEKFIDFFPQFTEITSLNWIVILNQCVSFFVVTLIFLLFFKFLPRKKPSMSKMLPGIIISAFLFECGKYLLKLYLTRTMMASSFGAGGTLVAAIVWVYYSVQIILLGAEISNYIESRSLHNLPKSIRRLKRNC is encoded by the coding sequence ATGAGTAGAATTGCAAAATCAATTATTTCATCGTGGATTGCCCATAAAAACACCAGTGCCTCAGCAGCAATCGCCTTTTATACAATTTTCTCCATAACTCCGCTTCTTGCAATAGGAGTTGGCGCCGCAGGCCTTTTTATAAGTACGGCTGATGCAAAAAATGAGATAGTTTCACAAATACACAGAATCGCCAGCCCGGAAGCTGCGGCCATTGTAAAAACTGTTCTTATGAATTTCCAGGTTCCTGAAACCGGTAGATTCGCTTCTACCATACTTGTCTTTCTCATGATTTACTCAGCTTCAATGGTTTTTGATGAATTAAGTAGCGCCTTGAACAGAATTTTTGGTCTGAAACGCCAGGATAATCAAAGAGAACAGTTTTTTATTTATATAAAGGGAAGGCTGATATCCGGATTATTTGCGTTTTCAGCAGGTTTTTTGGTGGTGGCCAATTTTTTTGTGTCTGCTTTTTTGACAGTATTTGAAAAATTTATTGATTTCTTTCCTCAATTCACAGAGATCACTTCACTTAATTGGATAGTAATTTTAAACCAATGCGTGTCTTTTTTTGTTGTGACCCTGATTTTTTTATTATTCTTCAAATTTTTACCCCGAAAAAAACCATCAATGTCGAAGATGCTTCCAGGAATAATAATAAGCGCATTTTTATTTGAATGCGGGAAGTATTTGCTGAAGCTTTACCTTACAAGAACAATGATGGCGTCATCATTCGGGGCCGGAGGAACTCTCGTTGCAGCAATTGTATGGGTTTATTATTCTGTTCAGATCATACTTCTTGGAGCCGAAATTTCAAACTATATAGAAAGCAGATCCTTACATAATCTACCTAAATCAATCAGAAGACTTAAAAGAAACTGTTAG
- a CDS encoding sigma-54-dependent transcriptional regulator, whose translation MTKILVVDDDPQLRQSFERLLLREGYETLTAPSAEEGIKKVTSFKPDLIIMDVRMSGMTGLEAFKIIKEIDAKIPVIIMTAYGTTDSAIEATKLGAFDYILKPFDIPDVLSLIDKAIKAGHFMKAQVKLGDKDDNDAYDNIETDAIIGNSPVMQEVYKAIGRAAPTDATVLIRGESGTGKELVARAIYQHSLRSDHAFQIINCVAIPETLLESELFGYEKGAFTGAVNRRIGKIEQANHGTVFLDEIGDMPLNIQSKILRLLQERSIERLGGRSPIPVDVRIIAATNVDLEKAVEDGRFREDLYYRLKVVNLELPPIRKRKQDIPLLANYFLAQYAREIDSEIPELTTESIETLKAYNWPGNVRELANSMHKLLIFNRGYALTSDDIQEAIGAQVVSKKTDEKEKDLAPESFEKHLRLWIREMLTESYGKCYDELMDKIAYIIISEALEQTRGNRSQAAKMLGFSRPTLLAKIEKFQMTIHTSVT comes from the coding sequence GTGACTAAAATTCTGGTAGTAGATGATGACCCCCAGTTGAGGCAGAGTTTTGAAAGACTTCTTCTTAGAGAAGGCTATGAAACACTTACTGCGCCATCAGCCGAAGAGGGTATTAAAAAAGTAACGTCTTTTAAACCCGATCTCATCATCATGGATGTTCGTATGTCAGGAATGACAGGCCTCGAAGCATTCAAAATCATAAAGGAAATAGACGCAAAAATCCCTGTTATAATAATGACTGCTTATGGTACCACCGATTCAGCAATCGAGGCTACAAAACTTGGTGCTTTTGATTATATTCTTAAACCATTTGATATACCTGATGTCCTCAGTCTTATAGACAAAGCCATAAAAGCAGGTCATTTCATGAAAGCACAGGTTAAATTGGGCGACAAGGATGATAATGATGCATATGATAATATCGAAACAGATGCCATAATCGGAAACAGCCCGGTTATGCAAGAAGTTTATAAAGCCATTGGAAGGGCTGCACCTACAGACGCAACTGTATTGATAAGAGGGGAGAGCGGAACAGGCAAAGAGCTTGTTGCAAGGGCGATATATCAGCACAGCTTAAGATCAGACCATGCGTTTCAGATAATAAACTGCGTTGCAATACCGGAAACTCTTCTGGAAAGTGAACTTTTCGGATATGAAAAAGGCGCTTTCACAGGTGCTGTTAACAGAAGAATAGGTAAGATTGAGCAAGCCAATCACGGGACGGTTTTTCTTGATGAAATAGGTGACATGCCCCTCAATATTCAGTCAAAGATTCTCAGACTTCTTCAGGAAAGAAGCATTGAAAGGCTTGGCGGTAGAAGTCCGATCCCTGTTGATGTCAGAATAATTGCAGCCACCAATGTTGATCTTGAAAAAGCTGTCGAAGACGGCAGATTCCGTGAGGATTTGTATTACAGGTTAAAGGTTGTAAATCTTGAGCTTCCCCCAATTCGAAAAAGAAAGCAGGATATCCCCCTTCTTGCAAATTATTTTCTTGCCCAGTATGCCAGGGAAATAGACAGCGAAATACCTGAATTAACAACAGAATCCATTGAAACTCTTAAAGCTTACAACTGGCCTGGGAATGTAAGAGAACTTGCCAACAGCATGCATAAGCTACTTATATTTAACAGAGGCTATGCTCTTACTTCTGATGATATTCAGGAAGCCATCGGTGCCCAGGTTGTCAGCAAAAAGACGGATGAAAAAGAAAAAGATCTTGCTCCCGAAAGTTTTGAAAAGCATCTCAGATTATGGATCAGAGAAATGCTTACAGAAAGCTACGGAAAATGTTATGATGAATTAATGGACAAAATTGCATATATAATAATCAGCGAAGCTTTGGAGCAGACCCGTGGGAACCGCAGTCAGGCAGCAAAAATGCTTGGTTTCTCAAGGCCGACACTTCTGGCTAAAATTGAAAAATTCCAGATGACCATCCATACATCCGTAACCTGA
- a CDS encoding ATP-binding protein, which translates to MKQNRFSLRARLFVLLGLMIFQNIAGPCLTIYFTVQTKNKFTSVIERDMESLLNAMRLEKALVMQKGFATYYFLTGSKEWLESLKGYHEQFNEALNRSQNNSSIEQTKIILNEIESRYVKYVEGRERVISLYSEGKKEEGANLHWKVREQFFAIYNLCENYKKVFEEHINLTKKEYDSSFNIMIWILWLSLPSGLGVGLLCSFVLYKKVFVPIRRLATGEGKDKTSIIKGDELVALKVRVKGLEDNFDETKSLLEESREHLMQTEKLALIGKLAAGVAHSVRNPLTSVKMRLFSLQRDLRLNEIQKEDFEVISEEIRHIDTILKNFLEFSRSPKLKLQFVSPSDVVDMTLVLLKHRLESYETEVDISRENGRLPLIKIDQEHLKEALVNILINACDAIIREGKISIMEYTKRSDNGEKLAVIKISDNGPGIPEKFRDKIFDPFFTQKEEGTGLGLSIAAHIIQRHGGKLTLLPDEPGRGAVFEISLPFKEEESD; encoded by the coding sequence ATGAAACAAAATAGATTCTCTCTTCGAGCAAGGCTTTTTGTCTTACTTGGTTTAATGATATTCCAAAATATCGCTGGCCCTTGCCTGACCATATATTTTACCGTGCAAACAAAAAATAAATTCACCTCGGTAATAGAAAGAGACATGGAGTCGCTTCTGAATGCCATGCGTCTTGAAAAAGCTCTTGTCATGCAGAAAGGATTTGCAACTTATTATTTCCTGACAGGTTCCAAGGAATGGCTTGAAAGTCTTAAAGGTTACCATGAACAGTTCAATGAGGCTTTGAACAGGTCTCAAAACAATTCATCAATTGAGCAAACCAAGATTATCCTTAATGAGATTGAAAGTCGATATGTCAAATACGTTGAAGGAAGAGAAAGGGTCATAAGTCTTTATTCCGAAGGAAAAAAGGAAGAAGGGGCAAATCTTCACTGGAAGGTGAGGGAACAGTTTTTTGCAATTTATAATCTATGTGAGAATTATAAAAAAGTATTTGAAGAGCACATAAATCTTACGAAAAAAGAATATGATTCCTCTTTCAATATAATGATTTGGATACTGTGGTTGTCGCTGCCATCAGGACTTGGAGTAGGCTTACTCTGTAGTTTTGTTTTATACAAAAAAGTTTTTGTTCCGATAAGAAGACTCGCCACAGGTGAGGGAAAAGATAAGACAAGCATTATTAAAGGGGATGAACTGGTCGCCCTTAAAGTTAGAGTCAAGGGGCTGGAAGATAATTTTGACGAGACGAAATCTCTGCTCGAAGAAAGCAGGGAACATCTGATGCAGACTGAAAAACTTGCCCTGATAGGCAAACTGGCCGCAGGTGTCGCACACAGCGTAAGAAATCCTTTGACATCAGTAAAAATGAGACTTTTTTCTCTTCAAAGAGATTTGAGACTCAATGAAATTCAAAAAGAGGATTTTGAAGTAATTTCAGAAGAAATCAGGCATATTGATACAATTCTTAAAAATTTTCTTGAGTTTTCAAGGTCTCCGAAGCTTAAACTCCAGTTTGTAAGTCCCTCGGACGTTGTCGATATGACACTTGTGTTGTTAAAGCACAGGCTTGAATCCTATGAAACTGAAGTCGATATAAGCAGGGAAAACGGACGTCTCCCTCTTATAAAGATTGACCAGGAACATCTGAAGGAAGCACTTGTAAATATACTGATAAACGCATGTGATGCAATTATTAGAGAAGGTAAAATCAGTATCATGGAATATACCAAAAGATCTGATAATGGTGAAAAGCTTGCTGTAATAAAAATATCTGACAATGGTCCAGGAATACCTGAAAAATTCAGGGATAAAATATTTGATCCTTTTTTTACTCAAAAAGAAGAAGGAACTGGCCTTGGCTTGAGTATCGCTGCTCATATAATACAGCGTCATGGCGGTAAACTGACACTATTGCCGGATGAACCAGGTCGCGGTGCTGTTTTTGAGATATCACTTCCATTCAAGGAGGAAGAGAGTGACTAA
- a CDS encoding response regulator, translated as MPLSLLIILIADKNPNIRSLIMRELKSDGYNVRQAGTVSEMLYHISGSAGNPMLLILDPDLPDAEHTSLEKILNERIPQIPIIIHALKPDFLNHNRFVHAKEIIEKDDKSIETLKKAVSKTLILFSTSQVCEEIYQPLFPLESLAPYKGKV; from the coding sequence ATGCCACTTAGTCTATTGATAATACTGATTGCCGACAAAAATCCAAACATAAGGTCTCTGATCATGCGGGAGTTGAAATCAGACGGATATAATGTCAGGCAAGCCGGAACAGTATCTGAAATGCTTTACCATATTTCAGGATCAGCAGGTAATCCTATGCTCCTGATTTTGGATCCTGATCTTCCGGATGCAGAACATACATCCCTTGAAAAAATACTTAATGAACGAATTCCGCAGATTCCAATTATTATTCATGCACTTAAGCCGGATTTCCTCAATCATAATAGGTTTGTACATGCAAAGGAAATAATTGAAAAAGATGACAAAAGCATAGAAACGCTAAAAAAAGCCGTTTCAAAAACTCTGATACTATTTTCTACGTCCCAGGTTTGTGAAGAAATATACCAACCACTTTTCCCTTTAGAAAGCTTGGCGCCATATAAAGGGAAAGTATAG
- a CDS encoding CBS domain-containing protein, which produces MNENSAIHEEKLSILQYKGFYIATPDSNSAKEEKEKAGFLQNIKIWWPSTDKKSAMLLKKNLEKNCCANADVHYAGLPQDGDDRFPDIGVVDLTIYNTDMIRMNKSVYADLPIIAIGTSEDKALASEALSSGADDYLIKPLSTECLANVIEEVLYLKQITRAMPDEKRVMGVMIPIMEYTVMKGDMTVYEAIEAIKASFSIRETSGRFLDTIHRSVLVLDNNGGVEGMVTIRNFISSILPDYLKNMSYSDSKSLSLSTVLWKGRFSARLKRFSEMKLKDIMTPPPPVIDACATLLEASLKMVALQTRRLVVVQSNEVIGIIREQDLFFEMEKIMRRKPSIPIKINRSRDI; this is translated from the coding sequence ATGAATGAAAACAGTGCAATACACGAAGAAAAATTAAGTATCCTGCAATACAAGGGCTTTTACATTGCGACACCTGATTCTAATTCGGCCAAGGAGGAAAAGGAAAAAGCCGGTTTTTTGCAAAACATAAAAATATGGTGGCCTTCCACAGATAAAAAGTCGGCGATGCTTTTAAAAAAGAATCTTGAGAAGAATTGCTGTGCGAATGCGGATGTCCATTATGCAGGTCTGCCACAGGATGGAGATGATCGATTTCCTGATATTGGTGTGGTTGACCTGACCATATACAATACAGATATGATCAGAATGAATAAATCCGTTTATGCCGATTTGCCAATCATTGCGATCGGAACGTCGGAAGACAAAGCCCTTGCCTCGGAAGCTTTATCTTCCGGAGCAGATGATTATTTAATTAAGCCTTTAAGCACTGAATGCCTTGCAAATGTAATTGAGGAGGTTCTCTATCTCAAGCAGATTACAAGGGCAATGCCAGATGAAAAAAGAGTCATGGGAGTCATGATTCCGATCATGGAATACACTGTCATGAAAGGAGATATGACTGTTTATGAGGCAATTGAGGCAATAAAAGCTTCTTTCAGTATAAGGGAAACTTCAGGACGCTTTCTCGATACAATACACAGATCTGTTCTCGTTCTTGATAATAACGGAGGCGTTGAAGGCATGGTTACAATTAGGAACTTCATATCCTCGATTCTTCCTGATTATCTAAAGAACATGTCGTATAGCGACAGCAAGTCTTTGAGTCTTTCAACAGTCCTTTGGAAAGGCAGATTTTCTGCAAGGCTCAAGAGATTTTCTGAAATGAAACTAAAAGACATAATGACGCCACCTCCTCCTGTAATTGACGCATGCGCAACTCTTCTTGAGGCATCACTAAAAATGGTTGCATTACAGACAAGAAGACTTGTGGTTGTTCAAAGCAATGAAGTTATTGGTATTATTAGAGAGCAGGATCTGTTTTTTGAGATGGAAAAAATAATGAGAAGAAAACCAAGTATTCCAATTAAGATTAATAGAAGCCGCGATATCTGA
- a CDS encoding response regulator gives MSILEDFRNRSFAEQITILNQIQESRDNEAISHLFELMKKPLNDTMVDHLVATSLQSLLSYNENIVLGKLRSGDLKEKLLCMNSAAINGFTAAVPLLHEIIEDPTNESLYSDILISLARLKSPESLNIFRKFISYPDELVSTSCIEMLGVFRDIESIEILTSIINNAELDDQYEVCTLQAGMAVQSLASIKTEKALSFLVSKIHHRNATLRRKIQDELIKIGPDIIPFLAPIFSENDNDKKILASNILGFIGSRKGGEVLVQALDSGKAVDPNIKYAIYEAFGRIPFLKGLMCLVDALRIEKDGLILLSVVTALNEQVNPGVISAVNEIIASDNDQSKRLIRALVSAKATTIFKSIYENEKNTATILPVIAETKDPETLEAFKSVLASIEGDRAKKDLEILSQTELSTSEKGLLAVDDSKAMLSFYRSIAAEIGFRIITAMNGKEALDLIESGEYFDLIITDMNMPIMDGIEFTKQLRNFIGYEETPVIMVTTESEQSQRDLAASAGISTFVTKPFTIDIIKEKIDNISGLLSL, from the coding sequence ATGAGCATATTAGAAGATTTTCGCAACAGAAGCTTTGCTGAACAAATAACCATTCTCAATCAGATACAGGAAAGCAGGGACAATGAGGCAATATCGCATCTTTTCGAGCTGATGAAAAAGCCTCTTAATGACACAATGGTTGACCACCTTGTCGCGACAAGTCTGCAATCACTTTTGTCATACAATGAGAACATTGTCCTTGGCAAATTAAGAAGCGGAGATTTAAAGGAAAAGCTGTTATGCATGAACAGCGCCGCCATTAACGGATTCACGGCCGCAGTACCCCTTTTGCATGAAATTATAGAGGATCCCACAAATGAATCACTTTACAGCGATATTTTAATTTCTCTGGCAAGATTAAAGTCTCCTGAATCCTTGAATATTTTCAGAAAATTCATAAGCTATCCTGATGAGCTTGTATCAACATCATGCATTGAAATGCTCGGTGTATTCAGAGATATCGAATCCATCGAGATTCTGACTTCAATTATAAATAATGCAGAGCTTGATGATCAATATGAAGTCTGCACGCTTCAGGCAGGCATGGCTGTTCAGTCCCTCGCCTCTATCAAAACAGAAAAGGCCCTTTCTTTTCTTGTTTCAAAGATCCATCATAGGAATGCCACATTAAGAAGAAAAATCCAGGACGAATTGATAAAAATCGGGCCAGACATCATTCCATTCCTTGCTCCGATATTTTCAGAAAATGATAACGATAAAAAAATTCTTGCGTCAAATATACTGGGTTTTATAGGAAGCAGAAAAGGCGGGGAAGTCCTTGTTCAGGCTCTTGATTCAGGAAAGGCAGTTGATCCAAATATAAAATATGCCATTTACGAGGCTTTCGGAAGAATTCCTTTTTTAAAAGGGCTTATGTGTCTTGTTGATGCTCTACGCATTGAGAAAGATGGTCTTATTCTTCTGTCAGTTGTTACGGCCCTTAATGAACAGGTAAACCCAGGAGTAATCAGCGCAGTAAATGAGATAATCGCATCTGATAATGATCAGTCAAAAAGACTCATTCGAGCATTGGTGTCTGCCAAGGCAACAACAATATTCAAGAGCATCTATGAAAATGAAAAAAATACTGCGACGATACTTCCAGTAATAGCTGAGACAAAAGATCCTGAAACTCTTGAAGCTTTTAAATCTGTTCTTGCCTCAATTGAAGGAGACAGGGCCAAAAAAGATCTTGAAATATTATCACAGACTGAACTGTCCACATCTGAAAAAGGGCTCCTTGCAGTGGATGACTCAAAGGCCATGCTAAGTTTTTACAGATCCATTGCTGCTGAAATTGGTTTCAGGATAATAACGGCCATGAATGGAAAAGAGGCGCTTGATTTAATCGAGTCTGGTGAGTATTTTGATTTGATTATAACAGACATGAACATGCCTATTATGGATGGTATTGAGTTCACAAAGCAACTTCGTAACTTTATAGGCTATGAAGAAACTCCGGTAATTATGGTTACTACAGAATCTGAACAGTCCCAACGGGATCTTGCAGCAAGCGCTGGAATCAGCACATTTGTAACAAAACCTTTTACCATTGATATTATCAAAGAGAAAATCGACAATATATCAGGTTTATTATCACTCTGA